In Drosophila simulans strain w501 chromosome 3R, Prin_Dsim_3.1, whole genome shotgun sequence, a single window of DNA contains:
- the LOC6727291 gene encoding heterogeneous nuclear ribonucleoprotein R isoform X26, with protein sequence MLSQMEASKVQKHEGGGEALSRTILKTPSSFRTPSPIASCSKMAEGNGELLDDINQKADDRGDGERTEDYPKLLEYGLDKKVAGKLDEIYKTGKLAHAELDERALDALKEFPVDGALNVLGQFLESNLEHVSNKSAYLCGVMKTYRQKSRASQQGVAAPATVKGPDEDKIKKILERTGYTLDVTTGQRKYGGPPPHWEGNVPGNGCEVFCGKIPKDMYEDELIPLFENCGIIWDLRLMMDPMTGTNRGYAFVTFTNREAAVNAVRQLDNHEIKPGKCLKINISVPNLRLFVGNIPKSKGKDEILEEFGKLTAGLYEVIIYSSPDDKKKNRGFCFLEYESHKAASLAKRRLGTGRIKVWGCDIIVDWADPQEEPDEQTMSKVKVLYVRNLTQDVSEDKLKEQFEQYGKVERVKKIKDYAFIHFEDRDSAVEAMRGLNGKEIGASNIEVSLAKPPSDKKKKEEILRARERRMMQMMQARPGIVGFETLSPYRNLSPTHPSIMSLTPMRPGARMPLRTPIPREYAGAAFKTFMEGN encoded by the exons ATGCTTTCCCAGATGGAAGCCTCCAAAGTGCAGAAGCATGAGGGGGGCGGCGAGGCTCTGAGCCGCACGATCCTCAAAACACCGTCTTCATTCAGGACCCCCAGCCCAATTGCCAGTTGCAGCA AAATGGCGGAAGGTAATGGCGAACTGTTAGATGACATTAACCAGAAAGCCGATGACCGTGGCGATGGCGAGCGTACAGAGGACTATCCCAAGCTGCTGGAATACGGTCTGGACAAGAAG GTCGCTGGCAAACTGGATGAGATCTACAAAACTGGCAAGTTGGCTCACGCCGAGCTGGACGAGCGCGCCCTGGATGCGCTCAAGGAGTTTCCCGTCGATGGTGCCTTGAATGTGTTGGGACAGTTCCTGGAATCGAACCTGGAGCACGTGTCAAACAAGTCCGCCTACCTATGCGGCGTGATGAAGACGTACCGCCAGAAGAGTCGAGCCAGCCAACAGGGAGTGGCAGCGCCCGCAACTGTCAAAGGTCCCGACGAGGACAAGATCAAGAAAATCCTCGAGCGCACCGGCTACACATTAGATGTGACGACAG GTCAGCGTAAATACGGCGGACCGCCACCTCATTGGGAGGGAAATGTGCCAGGCAACGGTTGCGAAGTTTTCTGCGGCAAGATACCCAAGGACATGTACGAGGACGAACTGATTCCGCTTTTCGAGAACTGCGGCATAATCTGGGACCTACGCCTCATGATGGACCCGATGACGGGCACAAATCGTGGTTATGCATTTGTCACATTCACAAATCGCGAAGCGGCCGTCAATGCAGTGCGACAG CTCGATAATCACGAAATAAAACCCGGCAagtgtctaaaaataaatataagcgTACCGAATCTGCGCCTTTTCGTAGGCAATATTCCCAAGTCAAAGGGCAAAGATGAAATTTTAGAGGAATTTGGTAAACTTACAG CTGGCCTATACGAGGTAATCATATACAGTTCGCCAGATGATAAGAAAAAGAATCGCGGCTTTTGCTTTCTTGAGTACGAGTCACACAAGGCGGCGTCTTTGGCCAAACGAAGACTTGGCACAGGAAGAATTAAG GTTTGGGGATGTGATATAATAGTCGACTGGGCCGATCCACAGGAGGAGCCGGATGAGCAAACTATGTCCAAGGTTAAAGTTCTTTATGTGCGAAATCTGACCCAGGACGTCTCAGAGGATAAACTGAAG gAACAATTTGAGCAATACGGAAAAGTGGAGCGCGTTAAGAAAATTAAAGACTATGCCTTTATACATTTTGAGGATCGTGATAGCGCCGTCGAAGCTATGCGTGGCCTTAATGGCAAGGAGATCGGCGCCTCGAATATTGAG GTCTCTCTAGCCAAACCCCCCTcggacaaaaagaaaaaggaggAGATTCTGCGTGCTCGTGAGCGCCGCATGATGCAAATGATGCAAGCGCGTCCCGGGATCGTGGG
- the LOC6727291 gene encoding heterogeneous nuclear ribonucleoprotein R isoform X28: MLSQMEASKVQKHEGGGEALSRTILKTPSSFRTPSPIASCSKMAEGNGELLDDINQKADDRGDGERTEDYPKLLEYGLDKKVAGKLDEIYKTGKLAHAELDERALDALKEFPVDGALNVLGQFLESNLEHVSNKSAYLCGVMKTYRQKSRASQQGVAAPATVKGPDEDKIKKILERTGYTLDVTTGQRKYGGPPPHWEGNVPGNGCEVFCGKIPKDMYEDELIPLFENCGIIWDLRLMMDPMTGTNRGYAFVTFTNREAAVNAVRQLDNHEIKPGKCLKINISVPNLRLFVGNIPKSKGKDEILEEFGKLTAGLYEVIIYSSPDDKKKNRGFCFLEYESHKAASLAKRRLGTGRIKVWGCDIIVDWADPQEEPDEQTMSKVKVLYVRNLTQDVSEDKLKEQFEQYGKVERVKKIKDYAFIHFEDRDSAVEAMRGLNGKEIGASNIEVSLAKPPSDKKKKEEILRARERRMMQMMQARPGIVGNLSPTHPSIMSLTPMRPGARMPLRTPIPREYAGAAFKTFMEGN, from the exons ATGCTTTCCCAGATGGAAGCCTCCAAAGTGCAGAAGCATGAGGGGGGCGGCGAGGCTCTGAGCCGCACGATCCTCAAAACACCGTCTTCATTCAGGACCCCCAGCCCAATTGCCAGTTGCAGCA AAATGGCGGAAGGTAATGGCGAACTGTTAGATGACATTAACCAGAAAGCCGATGACCGTGGCGATGGCGAGCGTACAGAGGACTATCCCAAGCTGCTGGAATACGGTCTGGACAAGAAG GTCGCTGGCAAACTGGATGAGATCTACAAAACTGGCAAGTTGGCTCACGCCGAGCTGGACGAGCGCGCCCTGGATGCGCTCAAGGAGTTTCCCGTCGATGGTGCCTTGAATGTGTTGGGACAGTTCCTGGAATCGAACCTGGAGCACGTGTCAAACAAGTCCGCCTACCTATGCGGCGTGATGAAGACGTACCGCCAGAAGAGTCGAGCCAGCCAACAGGGAGTGGCAGCGCCCGCAACTGTCAAAGGTCCCGACGAGGACAAGATCAAGAAAATCCTCGAGCGCACCGGCTACACATTAGATGTGACGACAG GTCAGCGTAAATACGGCGGACCGCCACCTCATTGGGAGGGAAATGTGCCAGGCAACGGTTGCGAAGTTTTCTGCGGCAAGATACCCAAGGACATGTACGAGGACGAACTGATTCCGCTTTTCGAGAACTGCGGCATAATCTGGGACCTACGCCTCATGATGGACCCGATGACGGGCACAAATCGTGGTTATGCATTTGTCACATTCACAAATCGCGAAGCGGCCGTCAATGCAGTGCGACAG CTCGATAATCACGAAATAAAACCCGGCAagtgtctaaaaataaatataagcgTACCGAATCTGCGCCTTTTCGTAGGCAATATTCCCAAGTCAAAGGGCAAAGATGAAATTTTAGAGGAATTTGGTAAACTTACAG CTGGCCTATACGAGGTAATCATATACAGTTCGCCAGATGATAAGAAAAAGAATCGCGGCTTTTGCTTTCTTGAGTACGAGTCACACAAGGCGGCGTCTTTGGCCAAACGAAGACTTGGCACAGGAAGAATTAAG GTTTGGGGATGTGATATAATAGTCGACTGGGCCGATCCACAGGAGGAGCCGGATGAGCAAACTATGTCCAAGGTTAAAGTTCTTTATGTGCGAAATCTGACCCAGGACGTCTCAGAGGATAAACTGAAG gAACAATTTGAGCAATACGGAAAAGTGGAGCGCGTTAAGAAAATTAAAGACTATGCCTTTATACATTTTGAGGATCGTGATAGCGCCGTCGAAGCTATGCGTGGCCTTAATGGCAAGGAGATCGGCGCCTCGAATATTGAG GTCTCTCTAGCCAAACCCCCCTcggacaaaaagaaaaaggaggAGATTCTGCGTGCTCGTGAGCGCCGCATGATGCAAATGATGCAAGCGCGTCCCGGGATCGTGGG
- the LOC6727292 gene encoding putative mitogen-activated protein kinase kinase kinase 7-like: MAKQVDFAELKLSEKIIGAGSGGAVRKATFQDQEIAVKIFDFLEKTIKKNAEREITHLSEIDHEHVIRVIGRASDGKKDYLLMEYLEEGSLHNYLYGDDKWEYTVEQAVRWALQCAKALAYLHSLDRPIVHRDIKPQNMLLHNQHEDLKICDFGLATDMTNNKTDMQGTLRYMAPEAIKDLKYTAKCDVYSFGIMLWELMTRQLPYSHLENPNSQYAILKAISSGEKLPMESVRSDCPAGIKQLIQCCMDINPEKRPSMKEIEKYLGEQYESGTDEDFIQPLDEDTVAVVTYHVDSSGSRIMRVDFWRHLLPSIRMTFPIVKREAQRLGETVVRETARAAQDGEREVRRAEKDTERETSRAAHDGERETRRAGQDVGRETVRAVKKIGKKLRF, translated from the exons ATGGCCAAGCAAGTGGATTTTGCGGAGTTGAAGCTCAGTGAG AAAATTATCGGAGCTGGATCTGGTGGAGCGGTGCGCAAAGCCACCTTTCAAGATCAGGAGATTGCAGTAAAGATATTTGATTTCCTTgagaaaacaatcaaaaagaATGCAGAGAGGGAAATCACACATTTGTCGGAGATCGACCACGAACACGTTATCAGGGTGATCGGCAGGGCCAGCGATGGAAAGAAGGACTACTTGTTGATGGAGTACCTGGAGGAGGGGTCCCTCCACAACTATCTCTACGGCGATGACAAGTGGGAGTACACCGTGGAGCAAGCGGTTCGCTGGGCACTCCAATGCGCCAAG GCCCTAGCGTACTTGCATTCGTTGGATCGACCGATTGTTCACCGCGATATTAAGCCGCAAAACATGCTTTTGCATAATCAGCATGAAGACCTAAAGATTTGCGACTTTGGCCTGGCGACGGATATGACCAATAATAAGACCGATATGCAAGGAACATTGAGGTATATGGCTCCCGAGGCCATTAAGGACTTAAAATATACGGCTAAGTGTGATGTGTACAGCTTTGGAATAATGCTCTGGGAGCTGATGACCCGTCAATTGCCATATAGTCACTTGGAAAACCCCAACAGCCAGTACGCCATTTTGAAAGCTATCAGTTCAG gCGAAAAACTGCCAATGGAATCTGTAAGATCCGATTGCCCAGCGGGTATCAAGCAGTTAATACAATGTTGCATGGATATAAATCCCGAAAAGCGCCCCTCCATGAAGGAGATCGAGAAGTACCTGGGTGAACAGTATGAATCCGGCACGGACGAGGACTTTATCCAGCCTTTGGATGAGGATACCGTCGCTGTGGTGACCTACCATGTGGATTCGTCCGGCAGCAGGATAATGCGTGTTGATTTCTGGCGACATCTGTTGCCATCGATCCGCATGACTTTTCCGATAGTGAAGCGGGAAGCCCAGAGATTGGGAGAGACCGTTGTCAGAGAGACGGCCAGGGCGGCGCAGGATGGAGAGCGGGAAGTTCGGCGGGCTGAGAAGGATACGGAGCGTGAAACCTCGAGGGCTGCCCACGATGGAGAGCGGGAAACGCGGAGAGCGGGTCAGGATGTGGGTCGTGAAACTGTACGGGCGGTCAAGAAAATAGGAAAGAAACTGCGCTTCTAA
- the LOC6727291 gene encoding heterogeneous nuclear ribonucleoprotein R isoform X27 encodes MLSQMEASKVQKHEGGGEALSRTILKTPSSFRTPSPIASCSKMAEGNGELLDDINQKADDRGDGERTEDYPKLLEYGLDKKVAGKLDEIYKTGKLAHAELDERALDALKEFPVDGALNVLGQFLESNLEHVSNKSAYLCGVMKTYRQKSRASQQGVAAPATVKGPDEDKIKKILERTGYTLDVTTGQRKYGGPPPHWEGNVPGNGCEVFCGKIPKDMYEDELIPLFENCGIIWDLRLMMDPMTGTNRGYAFVTFTNREAAVNAVRQLDNHEIKPGKCLKINISVPNLRLFVGNIPKSKGKDEILEEFGKLTAGLYEVIIYSSPDDKKKNRGFCFLEYESHKAASLAKRRLGTGRIKVWGCDIIVDWADPQEEPDEQTMSKVKVLYVRNLTQDVSEDKLKEQFEQYGKVERVKKIKDYAFIHFEDRDSAVEAMRGLNGKEIGASNIEVSLAKPPSDKKKKEEILRARERRMMQMMQARPGIVGNLSPTHPSIMSLTPMRPGARMPLRTPIPREYANVKHPVYCLMLYHRSR; translated from the exons ATGCTTTCCCAGATGGAAGCCTCCAAAGTGCAGAAGCATGAGGGGGGCGGCGAGGCTCTGAGCCGCACGATCCTCAAAACACCGTCTTCATTCAGGACCCCCAGCCCAATTGCCAGTTGCAGCA AAATGGCGGAAGGTAATGGCGAACTGTTAGATGACATTAACCAGAAAGCCGATGACCGTGGCGATGGCGAGCGTACAGAGGACTATCCCAAGCTGCTGGAATACGGTCTGGACAAGAAG GTCGCTGGCAAACTGGATGAGATCTACAAAACTGGCAAGTTGGCTCACGCCGAGCTGGACGAGCGCGCCCTGGATGCGCTCAAGGAGTTTCCCGTCGATGGTGCCTTGAATGTGTTGGGACAGTTCCTGGAATCGAACCTGGAGCACGTGTCAAACAAGTCCGCCTACCTATGCGGCGTGATGAAGACGTACCGCCAGAAGAGTCGAGCCAGCCAACAGGGAGTGGCAGCGCCCGCAACTGTCAAAGGTCCCGACGAGGACAAGATCAAGAAAATCCTCGAGCGCACCGGCTACACATTAGATGTGACGACAG GTCAGCGTAAATACGGCGGACCGCCACCTCATTGGGAGGGAAATGTGCCAGGCAACGGTTGCGAAGTTTTCTGCGGCAAGATACCCAAGGACATGTACGAGGACGAACTGATTCCGCTTTTCGAGAACTGCGGCATAATCTGGGACCTACGCCTCATGATGGACCCGATGACGGGCACAAATCGTGGTTATGCATTTGTCACATTCACAAATCGCGAAGCGGCCGTCAATGCAGTGCGACAG CTCGATAATCACGAAATAAAACCCGGCAagtgtctaaaaataaatataagcgTACCGAATCTGCGCCTTTTCGTAGGCAATATTCCCAAGTCAAAGGGCAAAGATGAAATTTTAGAGGAATTTGGTAAACTTACAG CTGGCCTATACGAGGTAATCATATACAGTTCGCCAGATGATAAGAAAAAGAATCGCGGCTTTTGCTTTCTTGAGTACGAGTCACACAAGGCGGCGTCTTTGGCCAAACGAAGACTTGGCACAGGAAGAATTAAG GTTTGGGGATGTGATATAATAGTCGACTGGGCCGATCCACAGGAGGAGCCGGATGAGCAAACTATGTCCAAGGTTAAAGTTCTTTATGTGCGAAATCTGACCCAGGACGTCTCAGAGGATAAACTGAAG gAACAATTTGAGCAATACGGAAAAGTGGAGCGCGTTAAGAAAATTAAAGACTATGCCTTTATACATTTTGAGGATCGTGATAGCGCCGTCGAAGCTATGCGTGGCCTTAATGGCAAGGAGATCGGCGCCTCGAATATTGAG GTCTCTCTAGCCAAACCCCCCTcggacaaaaagaaaaaggaggAGATTCTGCGTGCTCGTGAGCGCCGCATGATGCAAATGATGCAAGCGCGTCCCGGGATCGTGGG